A single region of the Leptolyngbya boryana PCC 6306 genome encodes:
- a CDS encoding P-loop NTPase family protein, translating to MGASKASKSPSSGKTVIPFFDGINGVVHLFDGDKGGVGKSFCCATFTQYFLDSGLPFILLEADRYNPDLARRYKGVAEIDFAIFSDDPDKTKADEIIEYAKERQVIISLPSQVGKPLAEWLEDGLPTAIDNRIKFVRWFVVSGSYESFNLLRLSLKQYGSQIQYVVVKNFGFNDDWAPLDAEPDSNINYEQLPEWKPLESVNDEEAELERLVNQRELEAKQIVYFMRKYGVKTIDFPKLPTRERYLLDAYNLTFSRALTSKVFAARSTSLTRIKKFLAEAYTQFESTGLILK from the coding sequence ATGGGAGCATCAAAAGCAAGTAAATCTCCAAGCAGCGGTAAGACTGTAATTCCCTTTTTTGATGGTATTAATGGCGTTGTTCACCTGTTCGATGGCGATAAGGGGGGCGTTGGGAAAAGTTTTTGTTGTGCAACCTTTACTCAATACTTTCTCGATAGTGGACTTCCCTTTATTCTGCTAGAAGCAGATCGATATAATCCGGATCTCGCTCGAAGATACAAAGGTGTAGCAGAGATCGATTTTGCTATTTTCTCGGACGATCCAGATAAAACAAAAGCCGATGAAATCATTGAGTACGCAAAAGAGCGGCAAGTCATCATTTCTCTTCCCTCACAAGTTGGTAAGCCTTTAGCCGAGTGGCTCGAAGATGGGCTACCCACTGCGATCGACAACCGAATCAAGTTTGTTCGATGGTTTGTGGTGTCAGGCTCGTATGAATCGTTCAATCTGCTGAGATTGTCACTCAAACAATACGGGAGCCAGATCCAATATGTTGTCGTTAAAAATTTTGGCTTCAATGATGACTGGGCACCGCTAGACGCTGAACCAGATTCAAACATCAACTACGAACAATTGCCTGAATGGAAGCCTTTAGAGTCGGTGAATGACGAAGAGGCTGAATTAGAGCGACTGGTGAACCAAAGAGAACTGGAAGCAAAGCAAATTGTCTATTTCATGCGGAAATATGGGGTGAAGACGATCGATTTCCCAAAACTTCCAACCCGTGAACGTTATCTTCTTGATGCGTACAATCTCACTTTTAGTCGAGCGTTAACCTCAAAGGTTTTTGCAGCACGATCGACCAGCCTCACTCGAATCAAAAAGTTTCTGGCAGAAGCTTACACCCAATTTGAAAGCACAGGATTGATCCTGAAATGA